One genomic segment of Amycolatopsis sp. WQ 127309 includes these proteins:
- a CDS encoding TetR/AcrR family transcriptional regulator, producing MGTRQRLIDTASELLAGEGVDAVTLRGIAKAAGVSHGAPLRHFSGRAELLSAVATRGYADLLARRETLPETSPRARLTAACHSYVDFALTNPAMFELMFRRDLIDPADPALSAAASAVFDTFAVLVAAVPTPIARSGADLRLVAASLWAALHGLAQLWLWGGLAGASFAPSPESALAVTLDAYLG from the coding sequence GTGGGCACCCGGCAACGCCTGATCGACACGGCGTCCGAGCTGCTGGCCGGCGAAGGCGTCGACGCCGTCACGCTGCGCGGGATCGCGAAGGCGGCGGGCGTCTCGCACGGCGCTCCACTGCGGCACTTCTCCGGCCGCGCCGAGCTGCTGTCGGCCGTCGCGACGCGCGGTTACGCCGACCTGCTCGCCCGCCGCGAAACGCTGCCGGAGACGTCGCCGCGAGCCCGGCTGACCGCCGCCTGCCACAGCTACGTCGACTTCGCGCTCACCAACCCGGCGATGTTCGAGCTGATGTTCCGCCGCGACCTGATCGACCCGGCCGACCCGGCGCTCTCGGCCGCGGCGAGCGCCGTCTTCGACACCTTCGCCGTGCTGGTGGCCGCGGTGCCGACGCCGATCGCGCGGTCCGGCGCCGACCTGCGGCTGGTCGCCGCGTCGCTGTGGGCCGCGTTGCACGGCCTCGCGCAGCTGTGGCTCTGGGGCGGGCTGGCCGGGGCGAGCTTCGCGCCGTCACCGGAGTCGGCGCTGGCCGTCACCCTGGACGCGTACCTCGGTTGA
- a CDS encoding DUF2786 domain-containing protein — protein MSESDPQLERIRKLLAKAEDPAVTEAEAEAYNTKAAELVARYGIDQAMLAEAGASVDDIGTLTIPMNDPYSRDKASLLTSVAYPLRCRTLLHRVGQKVESVTVFGYQSDLGRVELLFTSLLLQASTQLNRVRPGGFFPGESLAAYRRTWLHGFARAVHERLSLAEQEAVRTAAPGARSAELVVRDRSAMVQHRFDEEYGDLRSAAPRRLSGSGYLDGHDAGTKANLDPSALTRRRKALPVR, from the coding sequence ATGTCCGAGTCAGACCCGCAGCTCGAGCGCATCCGCAAGCTCCTCGCCAAGGCCGAGGACCCGGCGGTCACCGAAGCGGAAGCCGAGGCGTACAACACGAAGGCCGCCGAGCTCGTCGCCCGGTACGGCATCGACCAGGCGATGCTCGCCGAGGCCGGCGCGAGCGTCGACGACATCGGCACGCTCACCATCCCGATGAACGACCCGTACAGCCGGGACAAGGCGAGCCTGCTCACCTCGGTCGCCTACCCGCTGCGCTGCCGGACCCTGCTGCACCGCGTCGGCCAGAAGGTCGAGAGCGTCACGGTGTTCGGCTACCAGTCCGACCTCGGCCGCGTGGAGCTGCTGTTCACCAGCCTCCTGCTGCAGGCGAGCACCCAGCTGAACCGCGTCCGGCCGGGCGGGTTCTTCCCCGGCGAATCCCTCGCCGCGTACCGGCGCACGTGGCTGCACGGTTTCGCCCGCGCGGTCCACGAGCGGCTTTCGCTGGCCGAGCAGGAGGCCGTCCGCACGGCCGCGCCCGGCGCGCGCTCGGCCGAGCTGGTCGTCCGCGACCGCTCGGCGATGGTCCAGCACCGGTTCGACGAGGAGTACGGCGACCTGCGCTCGGCCGCGCCCCGGCGGCTGTCCGGTAGCGGCTACCTCGACGGCCACGACGCCGGCACCAAGGCGAACCTCGACCCGTCGGCGCTCACCCGGCGTCGCAAGGCCCTGCCCGTCCGCTGA
- a CDS encoding MMPL family transporter translates to MLPARRPVVERVANWSVHHRAAAISGWLALVALAWVIGTFTPGTDARSSPAGDAGTGQAVLDRQDVREPFWENVLVPRDSPAAADLVTTLTTSGAVADIHSPLDDPAQVSADGRAGLVTFRILGTGPEIKPHLATATAVVATVAARHPDVRLAQAGDLSVSGAVDQSIKEDIKRSETRSLPLTLLILLAVFGSLVAAAVPVLLAGTTVLATFGLLSAVDNWIPVNSATSSMTLLIGMAVGVDYSLFFLRRVREERAHGVDESLRIAARTSGHVIVVSGLTVALCVTGLLCTGLDNLRGLTVSTILVVGLAVLASVTVLPATLSLLGTRVDRLRIPWLGKRGTRSRFWAGVASTVTRRPALWTGLAAGLLVLLALPAAGIRLQDPAPTESLPRSVPVIDAAARVQEAFPGVTMPAHVVLWSDRGPVDTPAVRRAIDELTARTPKPAVVVPVGDALVVRIPLGGTGNDEVADRSLTTLRETLLPQTIGRLDGVRFAVAGRTAEAHDFTAQVLQRAPYVFGFILLLAFVLLLVVFRSVVVPAVSILLNLLSVGAAYGVLTLVFQDGFLAPLLGFTPYGGVLGWLPMFLFVLLFGLSTDYHIFILSRIRERLQAGHPARDAIVEGTASSSGVVTSAALIMTGVFSIFLSLAAIEYKMLGLGMAFAILLDATVVRGVLLPAALSLVGDRLWNPVAPLEGPSKTFHLS, encoded by the coding sequence ATGCTGCCCGCACGCAGGCCCGTGGTCGAACGCGTCGCGAACTGGTCGGTGCACCACCGCGCCGCCGCGATCTCCGGCTGGCTGGCGCTCGTCGCGCTCGCCTGGGTCATCGGTACGTTCACCCCCGGCACCGACGCGCGCTCGAGCCCCGCCGGCGACGCCGGCACCGGCCAAGCCGTCCTCGACCGCCAAGACGTCCGCGAACCGTTCTGGGAAAACGTCCTGGTACCCAGGGATTCGCCGGCCGCGGCCGACCTGGTGACGACGTTGACGACGTCCGGCGCGGTCGCGGACATCCACTCCCCGCTCGACGACCCGGCCCAGGTCTCCGCCGACGGCCGGGCCGGCCTCGTCACCTTCCGGATCCTCGGCACCGGCCCGGAAATCAAGCCGCACCTCGCGACGGCGACCGCCGTCGTCGCCACCGTCGCCGCCCGGCACCCGGACGTCCGGCTCGCGCAGGCGGGCGACCTCAGCGTGTCCGGCGCGGTCGACCAGAGCATCAAGGAGGACATCAAGCGGTCCGAGACGCGCTCGCTGCCGCTCACCCTGCTGATCCTGCTGGCCGTGTTCGGCTCGCTGGTCGCGGCCGCCGTCCCGGTGCTGCTCGCGGGCACCACGGTGCTCGCGACCTTCGGCCTGCTGTCCGCAGTGGACAACTGGATCCCGGTCAACAGCGCCACTTCCTCGATGACGTTGCTGATCGGCATGGCCGTCGGCGTCGACTATTCGCTGTTCTTCCTGCGCCGGGTGCGGGAAGAACGCGCACACGGCGTCGACGAGTCCCTGCGGATCGCCGCGCGGACGTCCGGGCACGTCATCGTCGTGTCGGGGCTGACCGTGGCCCTGTGCGTCACCGGCCTGCTGTGCACCGGGCTCGACAACCTCCGCGGCCTGACCGTGAGCACGATCCTCGTCGTCGGCCTCGCCGTGCTGGCGTCGGTGACCGTGCTCCCCGCGACGCTCTCGCTGCTCGGCACCCGCGTCGACCGCCTCCGGATCCCCTGGCTGGGCAAGCGCGGCACCCGCTCGCGGTTCTGGGCCGGCGTCGCCTCGACGGTGACGCGGCGGCCGGCGCTGTGGACCGGGCTCGCCGCCGGGCTCCTGGTCCTGCTCGCCCTGCCCGCCGCCGGAATCCGGCTGCAGGACCCGGCCCCGACCGAAAGCCTGCCGCGCAGCGTCCCGGTGATCGACGCGGCCGCGCGCGTCCAGGAAGCGTTTCCCGGCGTGACGATGCCGGCGCACGTCGTCCTCTGGAGCGACCGCGGCCCGGTCGACACCCCCGCGGTCCGCCGGGCGATCGACGAGCTCACCGCGCGGACGCCGAAGCCGGCGGTCGTGGTACCGGTGGGCGACGCCCTCGTCGTGCGGATCCCGCTCGGCGGCACCGGAAACGACGAAGTGGCCGACCGCTCGCTCACGACGTTGCGGGAAACCCTGCTGCCGCAGACGATCGGCCGGCTCGACGGCGTCCGCTTCGCGGTCGCGGGCCGGACGGCGGAAGCCCACGACTTCACCGCGCAAGTGCTGCAGCGGGCGCCGTACGTCTTCGGGTTCATCCTGCTGCTCGCGTTCGTGCTGCTGCTCGTGGTGTTCCGCTCGGTGGTGGTACCGGCGGTGTCGATCCTGCTCAACCTGCTGTCGGTCGGCGCGGCCTACGGCGTGCTGACCTTGGTGTTCCAGGACGGTTTTCTCGCGCCGCTACTGGGTTTCACGCCCTACGGCGGCGTGCTCGGCTGGCTGCCGATGTTCCTGTTCGTGCTGTTGTTCGGCCTGAGCACGGACTACCACATCTTCATCCTCAGCCGGATTCGCGAACGCCTGCAGGCGGGCCACCCGGCTCGCGACGCGATCGTCGAAGGCACGGCGAGCAGCTCCGGCGTGGTGACGAGCGCGGCGTTGATCATGACGGGCGTGTTCAGCATCTTCCTGAGCCTCGCGGCGATCGAGTACAAGATGCTGGGGCTGGGCATGGCTTTCGCGATCCTCCTGGACGCGACGGTGGTCCGCGGCGTCCTGCTCCCGGCGGCCCTGTCCCTGGTCGGCGACCGCCTCTGGAACCCGGTAGCACCTCTTGAAGGTCCGTCCAAGACATTTCACTTGTCCTGA
- a CDS encoding Long-chain-fatty-acid--CoA ligase has product MRVVDLADRPDLLEPALDLGDVGGQFIYQGASGRMITGERFLRHWARYFLIALDDDGVPIARALSVPLAFPADDRTELPDHGWDQAIEWAAQDVMDGRAPNALCALEVVIAPHLRGSGLSAPMLKALKARAAETGLRKLIVSVRPIGKEQEPAVPMPEYAARRREDGLLADRWLRTHERLGARVVKVCPFAVTLAGSLADWREWTGVKLAEGENFIPGGIAPVHASTAHDTATYVEPNVWMDHPM; this is encoded by the coding sequence ATGCGCGTGGTGGATCTTGCCGACCGTCCCGACCTGCTCGAACCTGCCTTGGACCTCGGTGACGTCGGCGGCCAGTTCATCTACCAGGGCGCGAGCGGCCGGATGATCACCGGCGAGCGGTTCCTGCGGCACTGGGCGCGCTACTTCCTGATCGCGCTGGACGACGACGGCGTCCCGATCGCGCGCGCTCTCTCGGTCCCGCTGGCGTTCCCGGCGGACGACCGCACGGAGCTGCCGGACCACGGCTGGGACCAGGCCATCGAGTGGGCGGCGCAGGACGTCATGGACGGCCGCGCGCCGAACGCGTTGTGCGCGCTGGAAGTCGTGATCGCGCCGCACCTGCGTGGCTCCGGCCTGTCCGCGCCGATGCTCAAGGCGTTGAAGGCGCGGGCCGCGGAAACGGGGCTGCGCAAGCTGATCGTGTCGGTCCGCCCGATCGGCAAGGAGCAGGAGCCGGCCGTCCCGATGCCGGAGTACGCGGCTCGCCGCCGGGAAGACGGCCTGCTGGCCGACCGCTGGCTGCGCACGCACGAGCGGCTGGGCGCCCGGGTCGTCAAGGTCTGCCCGTTCGCGGTGACGCTGGCGGGTTCGCTGGCCGACTGGCGCGAGTGGACCGGCGTCAAGCTGGCGGAAGGCGAGAACTTCATCCCCGGCGGCATCGCGCCGGTGCACGCGTCGACGGCCCACGACACGGCGACCTACGTGGAGCCGAACGTCTGGATGGACCACCCGATGTAA
- a CDS encoding ArsR family transcriptional regulator gives MTEPTGDELVRLLGTLANPHRLRIVAALLAERAYVSELARALRISRALLQVHLRKLEAAGLVTASFEVGEDGKTLRFYELTPFSVVLTPAAIAAAVPTLSTPESVHADGEEGRT, from the coding sequence GTGACCGAGCCCACCGGGGACGAGCTCGTCCGGCTGCTGGGGACCCTGGCGAACCCGCACCGGCTGCGGATCGTCGCGGCCCTGCTGGCCGAACGCGCGTACGTCAGCGAACTGGCGCGCGCGCTGCGGATCAGCCGCGCGCTCCTGCAGGTGCACCTGCGCAAACTCGAAGCCGCGGGCCTGGTCACGGCCAGCTTCGAGGTCGGCGAAGACGGCAAGACGCTGCGGTTCTACGAGCTCACGCCGTTCTCCGTCGTGCTGACGCCCGCGGCGATCGCGGCCGCCGTGCCGACGCTGAGCACACCGGAGTCCGTCCACGCGGACGGCGAGGAGGGACGGACATGA
- a CDS encoding response regulator transcription factor yields the protein MTSVLVVDDQDLVRAGFVALLGAVPGIDVAGEARDGLEAVEKAAALRPDVILMDIRLPGLDGVKATERILAAAGSPRPSVLILTVFDLDEYVYTALRAGAAGFLLKDSPTETLVAGIHAVARGDMLFGPTITRRLVEAFTRTPPEPPAASPALAALTDRELEVLRFVGTGVPNGWIAAELRVSEATVKTHLNRLMTKLGISSRAQAVVVAYETGLVQPGG from the coding sequence GTGACGAGCGTGCTGGTGGTCGACGACCAGGACCTGGTCCGCGCCGGGTTCGTCGCGCTGCTGGGCGCCGTCCCGGGCATCGACGTCGCTGGCGAAGCGCGTGACGGCCTGGAGGCGGTCGAGAAGGCGGCGGCGCTGCGGCCGGACGTCATCCTGATGGACATCCGGCTGCCGGGCCTGGACGGCGTCAAGGCGACCGAGCGGATCCTCGCCGCGGCCGGGTCGCCGCGGCCGAGCGTGCTCATACTGACCGTCTTCGACCTCGACGAGTACGTCTACACGGCGTTGCGCGCGGGCGCGGCGGGCTTCCTGCTCAAGGACAGCCCGACGGAGACGCTGGTCGCCGGCATCCACGCGGTCGCCCGCGGCGACATGCTGTTCGGCCCGACGATCACCCGCCGGCTCGTCGAGGCGTTCACCCGCACCCCACCGGAACCACCCGCCGCGTCACCGGCGTTGGCCGCCTTGACCGACCGCGAGCTGGAGGTGCTGCGGTTCGTCGGCACGGGCGTCCCGAACGGCTGGATCGCGGCCGAGCTGCGGGTCAGCGAGGCGACGGTCAAGACCCACCTCAACCGGCTGATGACCAAGCTCGGCATCTCCAGCCGCGCACAGGCCGTGGTGGTGGCCTACGAAACCGGCCTGGTCCAGCCGGGCGGCTGA
- a CDS encoding SGNH/GDSL hydrolase family protein: MSYHRFVVLGDSCAEGLDDPYPGRHQYRGWADFVAARLAEENPRFRYANLAVRGRRLDQIVPEQVPAATKLEPDLVALFGGGNDVMSRGWDARTVARRVDAAIRACTEIAPTVVTFTLSDVSARMPLGARMRPRIVALNEAIREAAVSYGARLVDLWPDQAATDSRYFGADRLHLSTHGHHRLAAYVLDRLGLDHDPAWLAPLPGTPAAGSRRADLRWLAREVLPVAVTRTRNRLIGRQPGDGFFAKRPDLLPITLPITLDEAWAPGNA; the protein is encoded by the coding sequence TTGAGCTACCACCGTTTCGTCGTCCTCGGCGACAGCTGCGCCGAAGGGCTCGACGACCCGTACCCCGGCCGGCACCAGTACCGGGGCTGGGCGGACTTCGTCGCCGCGCGGCTCGCCGAGGAAAATCCGCGCTTCCGGTACGCGAACCTCGCCGTCCGCGGGCGGCGGCTCGACCAGATCGTGCCCGAGCAGGTGCCCGCCGCGACGAAGCTCGAGCCCGACCTGGTCGCGCTCTTCGGCGGCGGCAACGACGTCATGAGCCGGGGCTGGGACGCGCGGACCGTCGCCCGGCGCGTCGACGCCGCGATCCGGGCCTGCACGGAGATCGCGCCCACCGTCGTCACCTTCACCCTCAGCGACGTCTCCGCCCGGATGCCGCTGGGCGCGCGGATGCGGCCGCGGATCGTCGCGCTCAACGAAGCCATCCGCGAAGCCGCCGTCAGCTACGGCGCGCGGCTCGTCGACCTGTGGCCCGACCAGGCCGCCACCGACTCGCGCTACTTCGGCGCCGATCGGCTGCACCTGTCCACGCACGGGCACCACCGGCTCGCCGCCTACGTCCTCGACCGGCTCGGCCTCGACCACGACCCCGCGTGGCTCGCCCCGCTGCCCGGCACACCGGCCGCCGGCAGCCGGCGCGCCGACCTGCGGTGGCTGGCCCGCGAGGTGCTCCCGGTCGCCGTCACACGCACGCGCAACCGCCTGATCGGCCGCCAGCCCGGCGACGGTTTCTTCGCCAAGCGCCCCGACCTGCTCCCGATCACCCTCCCGATCACCCTGGACGAGGCGTGGGCACCCGGCAACGCCTGA
- a CDS encoding sensor histidine kinase, whose protein sequence is MTTLRGLRARPRLTDAVLAVLVAGYQVAGATELGGAFGTHARPLGLALAALSALPLAARRRFPITTVVTCVALMGVFYALGFRSQLGQLSVMIAAYTVWAHCRFRDALAVTVLGLIAYETSMLFGSPVSPVGDTLLSLLLAVGVAAIGRTAYVRSHRIRDAEHDTELAVAEERVRIAHELHDVVSHHLSVISVQANLAKYVFESAPDTARGALDTITGTTTEALDELRRLLSVLRPPQYPLEGYRPQPGLGDLGTLAARVREAGIAVDLRVTGAARPLPPGQQLCAFRVAQEALTNVLKHGGATAELTLDYRAEHLVLGVTDPGGAPAAPPNPGGHGLIGMRERARMYGGVIEIGPRDPAGFAVVLTLPYPRPVPQPQEPE, encoded by the coding sequence GTGACGACACTGCGGGGACTTCGCGCGCGGCCACGGCTGACCGACGCCGTGCTCGCGGTGCTCGTCGCGGGTTACCAGGTGGCGGGCGCCACCGAGCTGGGCGGCGCGTTCGGCACCCACGCGCGTCCGCTGGGGCTCGCCCTGGCCGCGCTCAGCGCCCTGCCGCTCGCGGCGCGCCGCCGGTTCCCGATCACGACGGTGGTCACCTGCGTCGCCCTGATGGGCGTGTTCTACGCGCTCGGCTTCCGATCGCAGCTCGGCCAGCTCAGCGTCATGATCGCCGCCTACACGGTCTGGGCGCACTGCCGCTTCCGCGACGCGCTCGCCGTCACCGTGCTCGGCCTGATCGCCTACGAGACGTCGATGCTGTTCGGCAGCCCGGTCTCCCCGGTCGGCGACACGCTGCTGTCGCTGCTGCTCGCGGTCGGCGTCGCGGCGATCGGGCGCACCGCCTACGTCCGCAGCCACCGGATCCGCGACGCCGAGCACGACACGGAGCTGGCCGTCGCGGAGGAACGCGTCCGGATCGCGCACGAGCTGCACGACGTCGTCTCGCACCACCTTTCGGTGATCTCGGTGCAGGCCAACCTCGCGAAGTACGTCTTCGAGTCGGCGCCGGACACCGCGCGCGGCGCGCTGGACACGATCACCGGCACGACGACCGAGGCGCTCGACGAGCTGCGGCGCCTCCTCAGCGTGCTGCGCCCGCCGCAGTACCCGCTCGAGGGGTACCGGCCGCAGCCCGGGCTCGGCGACCTCGGGACGCTCGCCGCCCGGGTCCGCGAGGCCGGGATCGCGGTCGACCTGCGCGTCACCGGCGCGGCCCGGCCGCTGCCGCCCGGTCAGCAGCTGTGCGCGTTCCGCGTCGCGCAGGAGGCGCTGACGAACGTCCTCAAGCACGGCGGCGCCACGGCCGAGCTGACCCTCGACTACCGCGCCGAGCACCTGGTCCTCGGCGTCACGGACCCCGGCGGCGCGCCGGCCGCCCCGCCGAACCCGGGTGGGCACGGGCTGATCGGCATGCGCGAACGCGCCCGGATGTACGGTGGCGTGATCGAGATCGGCCCCCGCGACCCGGCCGGGTTCGCCGTCGTGCTGACGCTGCCGTACCCGCGGCCGGTCCCCCAACCGCAGGAGCCCGAGTGA
- a CDS encoding helix-turn-helix domain-containing protein, which translates to MAEAPEPELLRDPESYARLLEHVRAAVLAGLPGPRSPRSVVSASWDRSLAAHVDPDEGEAPFVHDVDVLTALREAHPLAPVLPVLRQMLVSIADDAEHVMIVTDAEGLILWREGAANQLVRADRVGLSEGTRWSESAIGTNAMGTTLATGEPVQIYSAEHLVRRYHTWTCAAAPVRDPETGVLLGSIDVSGPLRTVHPAMLSLVTATAQLAEGQLRAQLAVRDERLRRANMPHLEALRGRPGALLSAGGRVLAAQACLLPATVDVRRGGGTVALPDGRIATMEPLAEGYLLRLRATGSTTGGGHRARLRLEYLADGAGTTTVDGRDVPFTLRHAEILTLLTLHPNGLSAERLALQLYGETGNPVTVRAEIHRLRSQLGATVVQTRPYRLAAEVDADFVQARAALRSSSPADVMRVFRGPLLPESEAPAIREERETLTAQVRQVALNSTDPAVLWSFWETPCGVDDFEVLDALLKTLPPADPRRAAVAAHRARLR; encoded by the coding sequence GTGGCAGAGGCGCCCGAGCCCGAACTGCTGCGCGATCCGGAGTCGTACGCGCGGCTGCTCGAACACGTCCGGGCGGCGGTGCTGGCCGGGCTGCCGGGCCCGCGCTCGCCACGCTCGGTGGTCTCGGCGTCCTGGGACCGCTCGCTGGCCGCGCACGTCGACCCGGACGAGGGCGAGGCCCCGTTCGTCCACGACGTCGACGTGCTGACCGCGCTGCGGGAGGCCCACCCGCTGGCGCCGGTGCTGCCGGTGCTGCGGCAGATGCTGGTGAGCATCGCCGACGACGCCGAGCACGTGATGATCGTGACCGACGCCGAGGGCCTGATCCTGTGGCGCGAGGGCGCGGCGAACCAGCTGGTGCGCGCCGACCGCGTCGGCCTCTCCGAAGGCACCCGGTGGAGCGAGTCGGCGATCGGCACGAACGCGATGGGCACGACGCTGGCGACCGGGGAGCCGGTGCAGATCTACTCGGCCGAGCACCTGGTCCGGCGCTACCACACGTGGACGTGCGCGGCGGCGCCCGTGCGTGACCCGGAGACGGGCGTGCTGCTCGGCTCGATCGACGTCAGCGGCCCGCTGCGCACGGTGCACCCGGCGATGTTGTCGCTGGTCACGGCCACCGCGCAGCTCGCCGAAGGGCAGCTGCGCGCCCAGCTCGCGGTCCGCGACGAGCGGCTGCGGCGGGCCAACATGCCCCACTTGGAGGCCTTGCGCGGCCGCCCCGGCGCCCTGCTCTCGGCGGGCGGCCGGGTGCTCGCGGCCCAGGCCTGCCTGCTGCCGGCCACGGTCGACGTCCGCCGCGGCGGCGGCACGGTCGCCCTCCCCGACGGCCGGATCGCGACGATGGAGCCGCTGGCCGAGGGCTACCTGCTCCGGCTGCGCGCGACGGGCAGCACCACCGGCGGCGGCCACCGCGCCCGGCTGCGCCTGGAGTACCTGGCCGACGGCGCCGGAACGACCACAGTGGACGGTCGCGACGTGCCGTTCACCTTGCGCCACGCGGAGATCCTGACGCTGCTGACGTTGCACCCCAACGGCCTCTCGGCCGAGCGGCTGGCGCTGCAGCTCTACGGCGAGACGGGCAACCCGGTGACGGTCCGCGCGGAGATCCACCGCCTGCGCTCCCAGCTGGGCGCGACGGTGGTGCAGACCCGCCCGTACCGCCTGGCGGCCGAGGTGGACGCGGACTTCGTCCAGGCCCGCGCGGCCCTGCGGTCCAGTTCCCCGGCGGACGTCATGCGCGTGTTCCGCGGGCCGCTGCTGCCGGAGTCGGAGGCCCCGGCGATCCGCGAAGAGCGCGAGACGCTCACGGCCCAGGTCCGCCAGGTGGCGTTGAACAGCACCGACCCGGCGGTGCTGTGGTCGTTCTGGGAAACCCCCTGCGGCGTCGACGACTTCGAGGTCCTGGACGCGCTGCTGAAGACGCTCCCGCCGGCGGACCCCCGCCGCGCGGCCGTCGCGGCCCACCGCGCCCGCTTACGCTGA